A DNA window from Moorella thermoacetica contains the following coding sequences:
- a CDS encoding (2Fe-2S)-binding protein — protein MPGFKLKVNGREYQVEAPADITLLELLREYLGLTGTKEGCGKGECGACTVLLDGQAVNSCLIPAAKAEGAEVLTIEGLASPDGKLHPLQEAFITEGAVQCGFCTPGMILSAKALLDSNPRPGREEIKMALSGNLYRCTGYAKIIAAVEKAAAVMAAAGRKN, from the coding sequence ATGCCCGGGTTTAAGCTTAAAGTCAATGGCCGGGAGTACCAGGTCGAGGCCCCGGCGGATATTACCCTGCTGGAGCTGCTGCGGGAGTATCTGGGCCTCACCGGTACCAAGGAGGGGTGTGGCAAGGGAGAGTGCGGCGCCTGCACCGTGCTCCTGGACGGCCAGGCGGTTAATTCCTGCCTGATTCCCGCCGCCAAGGCGGAGGGAGCCGAGGTCCTGACCATCGAGGGCCTGGCCTCGCCGGACGGTAAACTCCATCCCCTCCAGGAGGCCTTCATTACTGAGGGGGCTGTCCAGTGCGGCTTCTGCACCCCGGGGATGATCTTGAGCGCCAAGGCCCTCCTGGACAGCAACCCCCGCCCTGGCCGCGAGGAGATTAAGATGGCCCTTTCAGGCAATCTGTACCGCTGCACCGGCTATGCTAAAATTATCGCGGCCGTGGAAAAAGCAGCAGCCGTTATGGCAGCGGCGGGTAGAAAAAATTAG
- a CDS encoding M20 family metallopeptidase: MVSAGDLRAAAEALKPQLVAWRRRLHQYPELSFEERETSAMVAGVLRELGLQVRSGIGGTGVVGVLAGAGEGPGVALRADMDALPLQEDTGEEFASRYPGRMHGCGHDAHMTMVLGAATILAERRQELPGPVVFIFQPGEELPPGGASRMLAAGVLDDPPVKAAFGLHVTAYLPVGTVGVRSGAIMASADNFTIKIKGRTSHGASPHLGADAIVAAAQAVLALQTIISRHLDPVQPAVLTVGTIKGGEKENIVAGEVTLTGTTRALNNVMRQQLEKDMRQVLAGVAAASGTEIDLDYLWGYPPLVNNAGLTELFRRVAGEILGPDKVLELANPSMGAEDFARYAEKVPAVYFNLGAAIPGAEPHPWHHPRFNINEDCLPIGAGLLAALAVRTLEDF, translated from the coding sequence ATGGTAAGCGCCGGCGATTTGCGTGCCGCCGCAGAGGCCCTCAAACCCCAGCTGGTGGCCTGGCGGCGGCGGCTGCACCAGTATCCGGAACTGAGCTTTGAGGAAAGGGAAACGTCGGCGATGGTGGCCGGGGTGTTACGCGAACTGGGGCTGCAGGTCAGGAGCGGCATCGGCGGTACCGGGGTGGTGGGTGTCCTGGCCGGGGCCGGGGAAGGCCCCGGCGTCGCCCTGCGGGCCGATATGGACGCCCTGCCCCTCCAAGAAGATACCGGCGAGGAGTTCGCCTCCCGCTATCCTGGCCGGATGCACGGTTGCGGCCACGATGCCCATATGACAATGGTCCTGGGGGCGGCGACCATTCTGGCCGAACGGCGCCAGGAACTCCCCGGGCCGGTAGTTTTCATCTTCCAACCCGGAGAAGAACTGCCCCCGGGCGGCGCCAGCCGGATGCTGGCAGCCGGCGTCCTGGACGACCCCCCGGTCAAGGCCGCCTTCGGCCTCCACGTCACCGCTTACCTGCCGGTGGGTACGGTAGGTGTTCGCAGCGGGGCCATCATGGCTTCGGCTGACAACTTTACGATTAAGATCAAGGGGCGTACCAGCCACGGAGCCTCACCCCACCTAGGGGCTGATGCCATCGTCGCCGCCGCCCAGGCCGTTCTGGCTTTACAAACCATTATTTCCCGGCACCTGGACCCGGTGCAACCGGCGGTCCTGACCGTGGGGACCATAAAAGGCGGGGAGAAGGAGAACATCGTTGCCGGTGAAGTAACCTTGACGGGTACCACCCGGGCCTTGAATAACGTTATGCGGCAGCAACTGGAAAAGGACATGCGCCAGGTCCTGGCCGGGGTGGCGGCCGCCAGCGGTACCGAGATTGACCTCGATTACCTGTGGGGTTACCCGCCTTTAGTCAACAATGCCGGCCTGACTGAACTTTTTCGCCGAGTTGCCGGGGAAATCCTGGGGCCGGATAAAGTCCTGGAGCTGGCCAACCCATCCATGGGGGCCGAGGATTTCGCCCGCTATGCGGAAAAAGTACCGGCAGTATACTTTAACCTGGGAGCGGCTATCCCCGGTGCGGAACCCCACCCCTGGCACCACCCGCGCTTTAACATTAACGAGGATTGCCTGCCCATCGGCGCCGGGTTGCTGGCGGCGCTGGCTGTTCGGACCCTGGAGGATTTTTAG
- a CDS encoding LytR/AlgR family response regulator transcription factor — protein MTFTAVVVDDEPLARDELKYLLSAYEECQVIGEAEDGGEALQLVARLHPDVVFLDIEMRGMSGYDAARKMLAEPKPPLIVFATAYNEYAVGAFELGAIDYLLKPFVDERLAKTIERIKNLKARQEDWQEAVARVARLLEDNQQSVKKLPVEKNGAIKLLDYGDIFYGRARGGGVQVFTTDDSYTFSGTMAELEERLNREGFFRVHKSFLVNLRKVEGVLPWFKGTYWLVMGDRKRTQIPVSKGQVKELKVLLGLN, from the coding sequence ATGACCTTTACCGCCGTTGTGGTTGATGACGAGCCCCTGGCTCGGGATGAACTAAAATACCTGCTGTCTGCCTACGAAGAATGCCAGGTCATCGGCGAAGCTGAAGACGGGGGGGAAGCCCTGCAACTGGTGGCCAGGCTGCATCCGGATGTAGTTTTCCTGGATATCGAGATGCGGGGCATGTCCGGTTATGATGCCGCCAGGAAGATGCTGGCTGAACCCAAACCGCCCCTGATTGTTTTTGCGACCGCCTACAACGAATACGCTGTCGGGGCCTTCGAACTGGGAGCGATAGATTATTTATTGAAACCCTTTGTGGACGAACGCCTGGCGAAAACCATTGAGCGGATTAAAAATCTCAAGGCGCGCCAGGAGGACTGGCAGGAGGCAGTGGCCCGGGTCGCCCGGTTGCTGGAAGATAATCAGCAGTCAGTAAAAAAATTGCCCGTTGAGAAGAACGGGGCTATCAAACTCCTGGATTACGGCGACATTTTTTATGGCCGCGCCCGGGGCGGCGGGGTGCAAGTTTTTACTACCGATGATTCCTATACCTTTAGCGGCACCATGGCGGAACTGGAAGAACGGTTAAACAGGGAAGGTTTTTTCAGGGTGCATAAGAGCTTTCTGGTTAACTTAAGAAAGGTGGAGGGGGTGTTACCCTGGTTCAAGGGCACCTACTGGCTGGTTATGGGTGACCGGAAACGGACCCAGATTCCGGTAAGCAAAGGTCAGGTGAAGGAGCTAAAGGTTCTGCTGGGTCTCAACTAA
- a CDS encoding sensor histidine kinase, whose translation MDWSMGLHLAERLSMVATAAFILSRTPALGRILSRQLTNRDRLLLVLVLGGMGIVGTYAGIPIHDALANSRVVGVMVAGLLGGPFVGAGAGLIAGIHRYLMGGFTAFACGLAAVAEGTLGGLVQQCYRRSPVPWPMAFAAGLVGETMQMVIILLTARPFTEAWALVQIIGPPMIIVNSIGVAIFMFIVKTAAEQQDHIAACQAQRALDIANQTLPFLRHGLNRESAEEAARIIFNSIKVAAVAITDRQEILAHVGMGSDHHHPGMPIMTSATLQAIATGELQLARSRGEIGCREKDCRLASAVVVPLKRREATIGTLKLYHERENSITTVDLELARGLAHLFSTQLELAEVKYQAQLRSQAELKVLQAQIHPHFLFNALNTISSLIRTRPEKARELLAKLASFFRYSLRRDDNPIPLAEELAHVDSYLAIKEARFGNKLEVIRQVDPATLAFPVPAFTLQPVVENAIKHGLQPRTQGGRVILNASDRGADVEVRVTDDGVGIAPEEMNKIFLPGYGRGHGLGLSIVNERLKALYGPEYAVRVKSVPGQGTEVVLRFPKKVEHREVKEEDDLYRRCG comes from the coding sequence ATGGACTGGTCAATGGGCCTGCATCTTGCGGAAAGATTGAGTATGGTTGCCACAGCGGCTTTTATCCTATCTCGTACCCCGGCCCTGGGACGCATCTTATCCCGGCAGCTTACCAATCGGGACAGGCTATTGCTGGTCCTTGTCCTTGGCGGGATGGGGATAGTTGGAACCTATGCCGGTATCCCCATTCACGATGCCCTGGCCAACTCCCGGGTGGTGGGAGTGATGGTAGCTGGCCTGCTGGGCGGTCCCTTCGTAGGGGCGGGAGCCGGCCTGATCGCCGGCATCCATCGCTATTTAATGGGGGGCTTTACCGCCTTCGCCTGCGGCCTGGCGGCAGTAGCGGAGGGGACCCTCGGGGGACTGGTACAGCAGTGTTACCGTCGTTCACCGGTGCCCTGGCCTATGGCCTTCGCCGCGGGCCTGGTAGGGGAAACCATGCAGATGGTCATCATCCTCCTGACAGCCCGCCCCTTTACTGAGGCCTGGGCTCTGGTTCAGATTATCGGCCCCCCGATGATTATTGTCAATTCTATTGGCGTGGCCATTTTCATGTTTATTGTTAAAACTGCCGCCGAACAGCAGGACCACATCGCCGCCTGTCAGGCCCAGCGGGCTCTGGATATTGCCAACCAGACATTACCTTTCCTGCGCCATGGCTTGAACCGGGAGTCGGCCGAAGAGGCGGCAAGGATTATCTTTAATTCCATTAAAGTGGCCGCCGTAGCTATTACCGACAGGCAGGAAATTCTGGCCCATGTGGGAATGGGCAGTGACCACCATCACCCGGGTATGCCTATCATGACCAGCGCCACCCTCCAGGCCATAGCCACCGGAGAGTTGCAGCTGGCCCGGAGCCGGGGTGAAATCGGCTGCCGGGAGAAGGACTGTCGTTTGGCTTCGGCGGTGGTGGTGCCTCTCAAGAGGCGGGAAGCAACCATTGGCACGTTAAAGCTTTATCACGAGCGGGAGAATAGCATTACCACGGTGGACCTGGAACTGGCCCGGGGGCTGGCCCACCTGTTTTCTACCCAGCTGGAACTGGCAGAGGTGAAATACCAGGCTCAGCTACGTTCCCAGGCAGAACTAAAGGTCCTGCAGGCTCAGATACACCCCCACTTCCTCTTTAATGCCTTGAATACCATTAGTTCCCTGATCCGTACCAGACCCGAAAAAGCAAGGGAATTGCTGGCGAAACTGGCCAGTTTCTTCCGCTATAGTTTAAGAAGGGACGATAACCCCATTCCCCTGGCCGAAGAGCTGGCCCACGTAGATTCTTACCTGGCTATAAAGGAAGCGCGTTTTGGTAATAAGCTGGAGGTTATCCGCCAGGTGGACCCCGCCACCCTGGCTTTCCCTGTCCCTGCCTTCACCCTGCAACCGGTAGTGGAAAACGCCATCAAACATGGATTACAACCCAGAACTCAAGGGGGCAGGGTGATATTGAACGCCAGCGATCGGGGAGCGGATGTAGAGGTCAGGGTAACGGACGACGGGGTGGGTATTGCCCCGGAAGAAATGAATAAAATTTTTCTCCCTGGCTACGGTCGCGGCCACGGCCTGGGCCTGTCTATTGTTAACGAGCGTTTAAAGGCCCTTTACGGGCCGGAATACGCCGTCCGGGTGAAGAGTGTCCCCGGCCAGGGTACCGAGGTGGTCCTGCGTTTTCCTAAAAAAGTTGAGCACCGGGAGGTGAAGGAGGAAGATGACCTTTACCGCCGTTGTGGTTGA
- a CDS encoding hydantoinase B/oxoprolinase family protein, whose amino-acid sequence MEEKKRAGALRDVDPFTVEIIKDSLIAIGDEMFVALQRTSKSTIIYEVLDYACGLTDNQARLITQGNGVTGFLGTLDFSVKDAINKFAARGLLNPGDVIITNDPYGGGGTHLSDVCLVMPIFYDGEIVAYSANKAHWTEVGGKDPGSWTTDSTEVYQEGLQFPCIKIFEGGKPIQSLVDLIAANVRMPDMTLGDLWAGVAALRVGERRFVELCDKYGKDLVLASIEQLLDNGERLVRLELAKLPKGVYEAEDYIDDDGLGNGPFRVCVKVTITDDEFICDFRGTHPQVPGPVNCSYTGLVAGARCIFKAITNPAIPANEGTFRPLKIITEPRTIFTAERPAAVSTYWETMLYVTDLIWKALAPAIPERLTAGHFLSVCADVLANIHPDTGELALLVEPTAGGWGAGKYKDGENGMVCIGDGETYIIPVEVAETRYGFLVDQYALNTAGGGAGEKRGGTGVIRDYRILADEAYFTATFGRHKFLPWGMDGGKPGTRNEVRVISAHGEPERVFGKCARLRLRRNDVVRLITGCGGGYGNPYRRPVEKVQEDVRNGYITLTQAWEDYGVRLNPETLAVEELAPQRQDNRAKD is encoded by the coding sequence ATGGAAGAGAAGAAACGCGCCGGCGCCCTGCGGGATGTTGATCCCTTTACCGTGGAAATTATCAAGGATTCCCTGATAGCCATTGGCGATGAGATGTTCGTGGCCCTCCAGCGCACCAGCAAGAGCACCATTATCTACGAGGTCCTCGACTATGCCTGCGGCCTCACCGACAACCAGGCCCGGTTAATTACCCAGGGCAACGGGGTGACCGGTTTTCTGGGTACCCTGGATTTTTCCGTCAAGGACGCCATCAATAAATTTGCTGCCCGGGGCCTCTTGAACCCCGGGGATGTCATTATCACCAACGATCCTTACGGCGGCGGCGGTACCCACCTCTCCGACGTCTGCCTGGTCATGCCCATCTTCTATGATGGCGAGATCGTTGCCTATTCGGCCAACAAGGCCCACTGGACCGAAGTGGGCGGTAAGGATCCGGGCAGCTGGACAACCGACTCCACCGAGGTTTACCAGGAGGGGCTGCAGTTTCCCTGCATTAAAATATTCGAAGGCGGCAAGCCAATCCAGAGTCTGGTGGATCTCATCGCCGCCAACGTGCGCATGCCGGATATGACCCTGGGGGACCTCTGGGCCGGGGTCGCCGCCCTGCGGGTGGGCGAGAGACGGTTCGTGGAGCTCTGCGATAAATACGGCAAGGACCTGGTCCTGGCCAGCATCGAGCAGCTCCTGGACAACGGGGAGCGGCTGGTACGCCTGGAATTAGCCAAATTGCCCAAGGGCGTGTACGAGGCTGAAGACTACATCGATGATGACGGCCTGGGTAACGGCCCCTTCCGGGTCTGCGTCAAAGTGACCATTACTGACGACGAGTTCATCTGTGACTTCCGGGGCACCCATCCCCAGGTGCCCGGGCCGGTGAATTGTAGCTATACCGGCCTGGTGGCCGGGGCGCGGTGCATCTTTAAGGCCATTACCAACCCGGCCATACCTGCCAATGAGGGGACCTTCCGGCCCCTGAAGATCATTACCGAGCCCCGGACCATTTTTACGGCCGAGCGGCCTGCCGCCGTCTCCACCTACTGGGAGACTATGCTCTACGTCACCGATCTCATCTGGAAGGCCTTGGCGCCGGCGATACCGGAGCGCTTAACTGCTGGGCACTTCCTCAGCGTCTGCGCCGATGTCCTGGCCAATATCCACCCCGACACCGGCGAACTGGCCCTCCTGGTGGAACCAACGGCCGGGGGATGGGGCGCCGGCAAGTATAAAGACGGCGAGAACGGCATGGTCTGCATCGGCGACGGTGAAACTTATATTATTCCGGTGGAGGTCGCCGAAACACGTTACGGTTTTCTGGTCGACCAGTACGCTTTAAATACCGCCGGTGGCGGTGCCGGCGAGAAGCGTGGCGGCACAGGGGTCATCCGCGACTATCGCATCCTGGCTGATGAGGCCTACTTCACCGCCACCTTCGGCCGGCACAAGTTCCTGCCCTGGGGTATGGACGGTGGCAAACCGGGCACGCGGAACGAAGTGCGGGTTATTTCAGCCCACGGTGAACCGGAACGGGTCTTTGGCAAGTGCGCCCGCCTGCGCCTGCGCCGGAACGATGTAGTCCGCCTGATTACCGGCTGCGGTGGAGGATATGGCAACCCTTATCGCCGGCCGGTGGAGAAGGTCCAGGAGGATGTCCGCAACGGGTATATCACCCTGACCCAGGCCTGGGAAGATTACGGTGTGCGCTTGAACCCCGAAACCCTGGCGGTCGAGGAACTGGCGCCCCAGCGGCAAGATAATAGAGCAAAGGATTAG